In a single window of the Streptomyces sp. NBC_00285 genome:
- a CDS encoding CaiB/BaiF CoA transferase family protein, which translates to MTDTNTPTGPLDGVRVIDLSTVVMGPYAAQILGDLGADVIKIESPADTVRVGQYRTTPGMTPLNLNVNRNKRSVSLNLKDDAERAQALDLIDTADVLITNMRPNALGRLGLTYDDVASRNPGLVYAHAQGFRSDSDRAGDAAYDETVQASSGLVDIADRALGEPVYLPTILGDKVSSLTIAYSVLAALLHRNTTGQGQHVEIPMTDTLIAFNLVEHLSGHVYEPAQGTTGFPLSMTKGHRAVRTKDGLACVIPYNPQNFRDFFAAAGRADLADDPRVNGEAIATGDHEGLAALIEECAPALTTAEWTEVCSKHSIPMAPVLELDRAHEDEYVRDGHLLDTVEHPTEGAIRTVGIPVRFSATPGSIRRLAPVAGQDTADVLAELATR; encoded by the coding sequence ATGACGGACACCAACACCCCCACCGGCCCCCTGGACGGTGTGCGCGTGATCGACCTCTCGACCGTCGTGATGGGCCCCTACGCCGCCCAGATCCTCGGAGACCTCGGCGCCGACGTGATCAAGATCGAGTCGCCCGCGGACACCGTCCGCGTCGGCCAGTACCGCACCACGCCCGGCATGACCCCGCTCAACCTCAACGTCAACCGCAACAAGCGCAGCGTCTCGCTCAACCTCAAGGACGACGCCGAGCGCGCTCAGGCCCTGGACCTGATCGACACCGCGGACGTGCTCATCACCAACATGCGCCCGAACGCCCTCGGCCGCCTGGGCCTGACGTACGACGACGTCGCCTCGCGCAACCCGGGCCTGGTCTACGCACACGCCCAGGGTTTCCGCAGCGACTCCGACCGGGCCGGTGACGCCGCCTACGACGAGACCGTGCAGGCCTCCTCCGGCCTCGTCGACATCGCCGACCGCGCCCTGGGCGAGCCGGTGTACCTGCCGACCATCCTCGGCGACAAGGTGTCCTCCCTGACCATCGCCTACAGCGTGCTCGCCGCGCTGCTGCACCGGAACACCACAGGTCAGGGCCAGCACGTCGAGATCCCGATGACGGACACGCTCATCGCGTTCAACCTGGTCGAGCACCTCTCCGGGCACGTCTACGAGCCGGCGCAGGGCACCACGGGCTTCCCCCTGTCGATGACGAAGGGCCACCGGGCCGTCCGTACGAAGGACGGTCTCGCCTGTGTGATTCCCTACAACCCGCAGAACTTCCGCGACTTCTTCGCCGCCGCGGGCCGTGCCGACCTGGCCGACGACCCGCGCGTCAACGGCGAGGCCATCGCCACCGGCGACCACGAAGGCCTGGCCGCCCTGATCGAGGAGTGCGCCCCGGCGCTGACCACCGCCGAGTGGACCGAGGTGTGCTCCAAGCACAGCATCCCGATGGCCCCGGTGCTGGAGCTGGACCGCGCGCACGAGGACGAGTACGTCCGCGACGGCCATCTCCTCGACACCGTCGAGCACCCGACCGAGGGCGCGATCCGGACCGTGGGCATCCCGGTGCGCTTCTCCGCCACGCCCGGCTCGATCCGCCGTCTGGCGCCCGTCGCGGGCCAGGACACCGCCGACGTCCTCGCCGAACTGGCCACCCGATAA